The following is a genomic window from Novipirellula aureliae.
GTGTTGCTTTTCGCAGGTGCGTCGTTGTTCGCAGGTGCGTTGTCTTTCGCAGGTGCGTAACGACTGATAGGTGCGTTGTCTGTGGGTGCGTCGCTATCCACAGGAGTTGGAGTGATCGGCTTCCTCGTGATCCGTTTCCCCAAGACCGATACATTTCTGGGCAGAATCGTCTCGTGAGGGACAACGTCGTTCGGGCTGGATGTGGATGCAACGGGTTGTACCGTAAGCAACGCGATCTTCGCTGCAGATTCATGCCCCGCCAACTCGTGAGCTTCATTTCGAACCGGTGCCGCAAGTGGAACGGATAAGATTGCGTTATGGCTAATAGGGTGCTGCAGGGGCGTCGCAGTGCCTGTCGAGCGGTCGAGGCTCAGACGATCGGGGATACGAATCGCGCGGTGACCGTGCTCTCCCCGTTCGACGACTGAAGTATTTGGATCGGGAAGCGACTCGTCATTGTGTACCACAGGTACGATCGGAAACGGAGGATCAAGGCAATCATCGAGGCCACTGGGGAAAACGCTAGATCCCAACGTGATTGACGGCGCCAGTTTGGATTTTGGGAACCCTATCGGCAACCGCTCTGGCACTGCGGTCAACCATGTCATCGAAATGACAATGACCGAAGCGGTTAGCGGCCAAAGAATGAGCGATTTTCTAACGTCCTTGAGCATCCCGTTCTCGTTTTGTCTAAATAGGTCGGGAAAAGTAGAATAGAAGACCTTCAGGGCAATGCTGTGCCGTCCATGGCAATTTGCCAACCATAGCATTCAGTTTGGGTCGTTGTACACTTACAATTCGGTCGAATTGGCAGCGCACAATGATCCTGGGTGCCCATCCCTACATAATGCGTGCAATCCCGTAAGTCACCCAAACCGCAAAGTCGATTCGGAATTCTCGCCAAGATTCGACGGGTAATTGTAGGGAAAATGACTGTTGTAATAACTCAATCACAGAAAGCTATCGAGAAATGAAGTTATCGAGGAGAGTCGTTTTTCCAAAAGGGACCATGATAGGAGGGAGCTCGCTCCTTCCACCGCGTGCGGATTGGGCAGCGTTTTGAGCACGACAAAATAGGTGCCCCCTTTGCTAAGCGTTTAAACCACCCAAAAAAAATCACTATTTACTTTGCGCAAACCGATATCGAACAAAAATGTCGAACCCAATAATTTCATCGCCATGACTCAAATCACTGGAAAAATCTATGTCGCTGGGCATCGTGGGATGGTGGGATCGGCTGTGTGCCGACGTTTGGCCAAGGAATCGTGCCAGATTATCACGGCCACACGTGAGCAACTTGATCTGACCGATGCCGCCGCGGTTTCCGAGTTCTTTTCAGACCACAAACCCGATGCGGTTGTGTTTGCGGCAGCCAAAGTTGGCGGCGTTTTGGCGAATGATACTTTCCCAGTCGAGTTTTTGTCCGATAACGTCTTGATGTCGACAGCTGCGATCAATGCGGCTTACCAAGCCAACGTGAACCGTTTTCTATTTTTGGGCAGCACGTGCATCTATCCTCGTGATTGTGCACAGCCGATCCAAGAGGATTCGCTGCTAAGCGGACCGCTGGAAAAAACCAACGAAGCCTACGCATTGGCAAAGATTTGCGGATTAAAACTGTGCCAATTCTATCGGCGGCAACATGGCGTCTTATTTCACAGCGCCATGCCAACGAATCTTTACGGCCCTGGCGACAACTACCATCGAGAACACAGTCACGTTCTTCCTGCTCTCATTCGCCGATTTCACGAGGCCAAGCAGAATGATGACCCGGAGGTTATGATATGGGGAACCGGGACTCCGAGACGCGAATTTTTGCATGTTGACGATCTGGCCGATGCCATTACTTTTCTGCTGGGAACAAGCGAACCGCCAGATTGGGTTAACGTAGGAACGGGGGTCGATTTGTCGATTTCGGAACTAGCCAAGTTGGTGGCACAAACGGTGGGCTACTCGGGAGCGATTGTGACCGACCCCGCGCGGCCGGACGGAACTCCTGTGAAATGTACTGACATGACAAAGCTGCACACCATGGGCTGGAAGCATTCGATCGATTTAGCAAACGGCTTGGAAATGACTTACCATCATTATCTGGAGGAACTCGAATCAGGAAAACTACGCTCGGTCTAGTCATTGCCGCTCTGCACTCCGAGCGGATCGACACCCGCGGCAGAGCCGCCTTGCGAAACTCTTCGCGTTTTTTCGCAACAGAGAATTGCAGCTTATTCTCCTTTTTTAAACCGATGAGAGACAAATGAAAAAAACCGCACTTATCACTGGCATCACCGGTCAAGACGGCAGCTATTTAGCAGAATTGCTTTTGAACAAAGGCTACGAAGTTCATGGGTTGGTCCGCCGTAGTAGCACGTTCTCTACCGAACGCATCGATCACATCTACCAGGACGTTCACGATAAACCAAGCTTATTGCTGCATTATGGCGATTTGACTGATGGACAAGCATTGAGCAACGTGGTGCTGGAGATTGAACCAGATGAAATCTATAATTTGGGCGCTCAAAGTCACGTTCGCGTCTCCTTTGACCAGCCCAACTATACGTTGCAAACCGTTGGTGCCGGAGCCCTTAATGTGCTCGAAGCCGCACGTCTGTTGAATGCGAAGAAACAAGTGCGCGTCTATCAGGCAAGTAGCAGCGAGATGTATGGTGACGTGATGGCAGTTCCGCAGAGCGAAACCACCCCGTTCAACCCACAATCACCCTACGCTTGTGCAAAGGTTTATGCGTTTCATCAAACGGTGAATTATCGCCGTAGCTATGACATGTTCGCCAGCAATGGTATTCTGTTTAACCACGAATCCGAGCGTCGAGGTGAGACATTTGTGACTCGCAAAATAACGCGAGCCGCTGGACGAATTAAGGTCGGCTTGCAAGAAAAGCTCTATTTGGGCAACATGGACGCGAAACGCGATTGGGGATACGCCAAAGACTATGTCGAAGGCATGTGGCGAATCCTGCAACATGATGAGCCCGATGATTTCGTCCTCGCGACGGGGCGGACCGAGACCGTTCGCGATTTTGCGAAACTCGTTTTTGCTCAGCTCGATTTAGATTATCTGGATTATGTTGAAATCGACCCTCGATACTTTCGGCCCGCCGAAGTCGACTTGCTGCTTGGCGATCCTTCGAAAGCGAAAGAGAAATTGGGTTGGGAAGCATCGACCAATTTAGAAGAACTCGCTCGAATTATGACCGAGCACGATCTGGAAATCGCAAAACGCGAAGCTCATGCGAAG
Proteins encoded in this region:
- a CDS encoding GDP-L-fucose synthase family protein, coding for MTQITGKIYVAGHRGMVGSAVCRRLAKESCQIITATREQLDLTDAAAVSEFFSDHKPDAVVFAAAKVGGVLANDTFPVEFLSDNVLMSTAAINAAYQANVNRFLFLGSTCIYPRDCAQPIQEDSLLSGPLEKTNEAYALAKICGLKLCQFYRRQHGVLFHSAMPTNLYGPGDNYHREHSHVLPALIRRFHEAKQNDDPEVMIWGTGTPRREFLHVDDLADAITFLLGTSEPPDWVNVGTGVDLSISELAKLVAQTVGYSGAIVTDPARPDGTPVKCTDMTKLHTMGWKHSIDLANGLEMTYHHYLEELESGKLRSV
- the gmd gene encoding GDP-mannose 4,6-dehydratase — protein: MKKTALITGITGQDGSYLAELLLNKGYEVHGLVRRSSTFSTERIDHIYQDVHDKPSLLLHYGDLTDGQALSNVVLEIEPDEIYNLGAQSHVRVSFDQPNYTLQTVGAGALNVLEAARLLNAKKQVRVYQASSSEMYGDVMAVPQSETTPFNPQSPYACAKVYAFHQTVNYRRSYDMFASNGILFNHESERRGETFVTRKITRAAGRIKVGLQEKLYLGNMDAKRDWGYAKDYVEGMWRILQHDEPDDFVLATGRTETVRDFAKLVFAQLDLDYLDYVEIDPRYFRPAEVDLLLGDPSKAKEKLGWEASTNLEELARIMTEHDLEIAKREAHAKSFVPN